AACGCCAAGGCGGTCGTCGAGATCGGCACCGGCACCGGGGTGAGCGGCATCTGGCTGCTGCGCGGCATGCGCGCGGACGGGGTGCTGACCACCATCGACGTGGAGCACGAGCATCAGCGGATCGCCCGGCGGGTGTTCGTCGAGGCGGGCTTCGCCCCGTCGCGGACCCGGATCATCAGCGGGCGGGCGCTGGACGTGCTGCCCCGCCTCGCCGACGGGGCGTATGACTTGATCTTCGTGGACGCGGACACCACCGAGTTCGCCGCCTGCACCGACGCGGCGCTGCGGCTGCTGCGCCCGGGCGGCGTGCTGATCGTCAACGGGGTGCACGCCGGCGGCCGGATCAACGACCCGGCCGCCCGCGACGTGGACACCCTGACGATCCGCGAGACGGTGCGGGCGATCCGGGAGTCGGAGGACTGGATCCCGGCCGTCATCTCGTCCGGCGCCGGACTGCTGACCGCGGTCAAGCGCTGAGCAGGTACCGGATCAGCGTCCGGGCGCCCCAGCCGGTGGCGCCCTTGGTCAGCTCCAGGTCGTGGTCCTCGGCCCAGGACGGCGCGGACATGTCCAGGTGCGCCCAGGACTTCACGCCGCCCATGAACTCGCGCAGGTACAGCGCGGCGACCAGGGAGTGCACCTGGGTCGGCGAGCTGTGCCGGTCGGCGATGTCGCTCCGCATGTATTCGACGTAGTCGCCGGGCAGCGGCAGCCGCCACATCCGCTCGCCGGCCGCGGCGCCGGCCGCCTCCAGGGCGCCGGCCAGCGCGTCGTCCTCGCTGTACAGCGCGGCCGTACGCTTGCCCAGCGCCACCGCGTTCGCCCCGGTCAGGGTGGCCAGCACGACGATCGTGTCGGGCGCGACCCGCTCGGTGGCGTAACCCAGCGCGTCGGCCAGGACCAGGCGGCCCTCGGCGTCCGAGTTGGTGGTCTCGGTGGTGGTGCCGTCGTAGTGCCGGATCACGTCACCGGGCCGGAACGCCGCGGCGCCGATCGCGTTCTCGGCGAGCGGCAGCAGCGCGGTCACCCGGACCGGCAGGTTCAGCTCGGCGGCGGCCAGCGTGGCGCCGAGCACCGCGGCGGCGCCACCCATGTCCTTCTTCATCAGCCGCATCGCCTCGCGCGGCTTGATCGAGATGCCGCCGGTGTCGAAGGTGATGCCCTTGCCGACCAGCGCCACGTGCCGCTGGGACTCGGCGGGGGTCCAGCTCAGCTCGACGAAGCGGGGCGGGGAGACCGAGCCGCCGCCGACCGCCACCAGGCCGCCGAAGCGTTCCAGGTCGGCGCCGGCCAGCACGGTCGCGGTCAGGCCGGACCGGCCCGCGGCCAGCTCGACGACCTGGTCGGCGAACCACTCCGGATTCTTGGTGGAGGCCGGCGTGTTGGTCAGGTCCCGGGCCAGCCAGGTGGCTCGGGCAGTGGCCCGCGCGAGGTCCAGGAAACCGGCATATCGCGACATGTCATCCGCGACGAGCTCCACGTCGGCGGACCGTGGTGAGGTGGCCGCCTCCCGGTAGCGATAGCCACCGAGCCACAGGCCCTCTGCCAGACCACGCACGGCGGCCTCGGCCAGGCCGGGCGGAAGCACCACCTGGGCGTGGTCGTCATCGGCGAGCGCCCGGACGATCCCGGCGCCGGCCGCGCGCCAGCCGGCCTCGTCGCCGTCCCCGATGCCGGCCAGCAGCACCCGGGCCGGGCGCCGCAGCGGCCGGGGCAGCACGGTGACCTCACCCGCCACGCCGGGCGCGGGTAGCGCGGACAGCTCCGCGCCGACCTCTCCGGCAAGCACGTGACCAGCGGGAACAACCCAGGTGAGCTGTTCGTCGAGCTCTTCAGTCAACCCGATTCGGAACACGGGAGGATGACCTTTCGGTAAGACGTGGAAAGCCCGCCGGTACGGGCGGTACCGTACCGGCGGGCTCGCGTGAAACGTCAGCCGGCGATCGACTTCAACGCGTCACCCAGCGCGCTGGCCTCGTCCGGGGTCATCTCCACGACGAGACGGCCACCACCCTCCAGCGGGACGCGCATGACGAT
Above is a genomic segment from Actinoplanes ianthinogenes containing:
- a CDS encoding O-methyltransferase; protein product: MPFAETYATEDPVLQTARSLAHELGLPCVSPGAGSVLRLLAAAGNAKAVVEIGTGTGVSGIWLLRGMRADGVLTTIDVEHEHQRIARRVFVEAGFAPSRTRIISGRALDVLPRLADGAYDLIFVDADTTEFAACTDAALRLLRPGGVLIVNGVHAGGRINDPAARDVDTLTIRETVRAIRESEDWIPAVISSGAGLLTAVKR
- a CDS encoding leucyl aminopeptidase family protein, which produces MGLTEELDEQLTWVVPAGHVLAGEVGAELSALPAPGVAGEVTVLPRPLRRPARVLLAGIGDGDEAGWRAAGAGIVRALADDDHAQVVLPPGLAEAAVRGLAEGLWLGGYRYREAATSPRSADVELVADDMSRYAGFLDLARATARATWLARDLTNTPASTKNPEWFADQVVELAAGRSGLTATVLAGADLERFGGLVAVGGGSVSPPRFVELSWTPAESQRHVALVGKGITFDTGGISIKPREAMRLMKKDMGGAAAVLGATLAAAELNLPVRVTALLPLAENAIGAAAFRPGDVIRHYDGTTTETTNSDAEGRLVLADALGYATERVAPDTIVVLATLTGANAVALGKRTAALYSEDDALAGALEAAGAAAGERMWRLPLPGDYVEYMRSDIADRHSSPTQVHSLVAALYLREFMGGVKSWAHLDMSAPSWAEDHDLELTKGATGWGARTLIRYLLSA
- a CDS encoding DUF3117 domain-containing protein, with protein sequence MAAMKPRTGDGPLEVTKEGRGIVMRVPLEGGGRLVVEMTPDEASALGDALKSIAG